From Methanococcus maripaludis, one genomic window encodes:
- a CDS encoding 30S ribosomal protein S27ae: protein MAAKKGAKTTTKKSDYYKVEGNAVERLKKACPKCGAGVFMAEHLNRFACGKCGYMEYKKNEKTESEE, encoded by the coding sequence ATGGCAGCTAAAAAAGGTGCAAAAACCACAACAAAAAAATCAGATTACTACAAAGTTGAAGGAAACGCTGTAGAAAGATTGAAAAAAGCATGCCCAAAATGTGGTGCAGGCGTATTCATGGCTGAACACTTAAACAGATTTGCATGTGGAAAATGCGGATACATGGAATACAAAAAGAATGAAAAAACAGAAAGTGAAGAATAA
- a CDS encoding MFS transporter, with product MLMIVLFFAYFKVRSPEKFESLDLKKEGTKKIPKVFWTYSLFTFITTVGFVSFAIIGFHLKVNGIISDAEIPFFYAVAMMVDAIFGLLVGKMYDSFKSKHDNEKAGLLILGIVPLLTAVLIPLVFSYNFALIFVGMLLWGIVMGSHETVMKASIADITCINKRGTAYGIFSVIYGLTLFIGAIFAGYLYDISIFWMILVLVGIELLGIPVYFMMKKQIM from the coding sequence ATGCTAATGATAGTACTCTTCTTTGCGTACTTTAAAGTAAGGTCTCCTGAAAAGTTTGAAAGTTTGGATTTGAAAAAAGAGGGGACTAAAAAAATTCCAAAAGTATTCTGGACTTATTCCTTATTTACATTCATTACAACAGTTGGTTTCGTGAGCTTTGCAATTATCGGGTTTCATTTGAAAGTAAATGGTATTATTTCAGATGCAGAAATTCCCTTTTTTTATGCGGTTGCAATGATGGTGGATGCGATATTTGGACTTTTAGTCGGTAAAATGTATGATTCTTTTAAATCAAAACACGATAACGAAAAAGCAGGTCTATTAATCTTAGGAATAGTTCCCCTACTAACCGCAGTGCTTATTCCGCTCGTATTTTCGTATAATTTTGCACTAATATTTGTTGGAATGCTCCTCTGGGGAATTGTTATGGGTTCACACGAAACGGTAATGAAAGCATCCATTGCAGATATTACCTGCATAAATAAAAGGGGAACTGCATACGGTATTTTTAGTGTAATTTACGGATTAACTCTTTTTATTGGGGCCATTTTTGCAGGATATCTCTACGACATTTCCATTTTTTGGATGATTTTAGTATTAGTTGGTATTGAGCTATTGGGGATACCAGTGTATTTCATGATGAAAAAACAGATAATGTAA
- a CDS encoding ATP-binding protein encodes MNISILSGKGGTGKTTISTNLSVLLSETHEKVQYLDFDVEEPNGFIFLKPTIGSEKKVFKKVPKIDENLCNNCGECSRLCKFNALSITPNNTTVFEKLCHDCGLCYIACPVQAISEISREIGKIDSGKSETNPNLSVSRGVLKIGEPSGVPVISELKKCLDDKSLNILDAPPGSSCSVLHTVEDSDYSILVTEPTKFGLHDLKIAVEVLRYLKIPFGVLINKSDEFDSIIENYCKAEKIDILGKIPFSRNIANKYSKGDILIHADAEFTENLQNIASELEKRLIL; translated from the coding sequence ATGAACATTTCAATATTGAGTGGAAAAGGTGGAACTGGAAAAACCACCATATCTACAAATCTAAGCGTTCTTCTGTCTGAAACTCACGAAAAAGTTCAATACTTAGATTTCGATGTAGAAGAACCAAACGGATTTATTTTTTTAAAACCAACGATCGGATCTGAAAAAAAAGTTTTTAAAAAAGTTCCGAAAATTGACGAAAACCTGTGCAATAACTGCGGTGAATGCAGCAGATTATGTAAATTTAATGCCCTATCAATAACACCAAACAATACAACAGTTTTTGAAAAATTATGCCATGACTGCGGACTTTGCTACATTGCATGTCCAGTACAGGCGATTTCAGAAATTTCAAGAGAAATTGGAAAGATAGATTCTGGAAAATCAGAAACAAATCCAAATCTAAGTGTTTCTAGAGGCGTTTTAAAGATTGGTGAACCTTCAGGAGTTCCAGTCATTTCGGAATTAAAAAAATGCTTGGATGACAAATCACTAAATATACTTGATGCGCCACCGGGAAGCTCTTGTAGTGTATTACACACTGTTGAAGATAGCGATTATTCGATATTAGTTACTGAACCAACTAAATTTGGCCTTCATGACTTAAAAATTGCGGTAGAAGTTTTAAGGTACTTAAAAATACCATTCGGTGTTTTGATCAATAAATCTGATGAATTTGATAGTATTATCGAAAACTACTGTAAAGCTGAAAAAATCGATATTTTAGGAAAAATTCCATTTTCAAGAAATATTGCAAATAAATATTCAAAAGGAGACATTTTAATCCATGCGGATGCTGAATTTACAGAAAATTTGCAAAATATTGCCTCTGAACTTGAAAAGAGGTTGATATTATGA
- a CDS encoding NifB/NifX family molybdenum-iron cluster-binding protein produces the protein MKICITSTGTTLESTFEQRFGRSPYFVIYDTESKEFNAIENKNGESAHGAGIGSAQLIISQNVSAVISGNMGPNAKQVLDGENIKTYKGTGSTVLENIELFEKNELSEITKPGQAHQGM, from the coding sequence ATGAAAATCTGTATTACTAGTACCGGAACTACTTTAGAAAGTACATTCGAACAAAGATTTGGAAGAAGTCCTTACTTCGTAATTTACGATACTGAATCAAAAGAATTCAATGCAATTGAAAATAAAAACGGTGAATCTGCTCACGGTGCAGGTATTGGATCTGCACAATTAATAATCTCACAAAATGTATCTGCAGTAATCAGTGGCAATATGGGCCCAAATGCAAAACAGGTTTTAGATGGCGAAAATATTAAAACTTACAAAGGAACAGGAAGCACGGTTCTTGAAAATATCGAGTTATTTGAAAAAAATGAATTATCTGAAATAACAAAGCCTGGACAAGCACACCAAGGCATGTAA
- a CDS encoding site-specific integrase: MTRHYCKDWLTKDELKLFIDSVDSKEHKLFFKMLYGMALRVSELLTIEVKNINLNEGVCKLLDTKTETFQICVIPEWLNEDVFGHIVDNKLNDNDRLFKFKNRTYAWELVKRYTKDAKIHKEFSTHTFRRSRALHLLNDGVPLEKVSKYLRHKSINTTMHYLKITVDDIKKELVKIGDWYDL; encoded by the coding sequence ATGACAAGGCACTATTGCAAAGACTGGCTTACAAAAGACGAGTTAAAATTATTTATCGATTCAGTAGACTCTAAAGAACATAAACTGTTCTTTAAAATGCTCTATGGGATGGCTCTCAGGGTTTCAGAACTCTTAACAATTGAAGTAAAAAATATAAATTTAAACGAAGGCGTTTGTAAATTACTAGACACTAAAACCGAAACATTCCAAATTTGCGTTATTCCGGAGTGGTTAAACGAAGATGTATTCGGACATATTGTAGATAATAAGTTAAATGATAATGACCGACTATTTAAGTTCAAAAACCGGACATATGCATGGGAACTTGTCAAAAGGTATACAAAAGACGCTAAAATCCATAAAGAATTTTCAACGCATACATTTAGAAGAAGTAGAGCATTACATCTGTTAAATGACGGGGTTCCGCTTGAAAAGGTGAGCAAATATCTAAGACATAAATCCATAAACACCACAATGCACTATCTGAAAATTACTGTTGACGATATTAAAAAGGAACTTGTCAAAATTGGAGATTGGTACGACTTATAA
- a CDS encoding DUF2202 domain-containing protein: METIKITTSLLLFLVIISSAFAYGNPGRGYGQNQGGQLYQLYDDTQVNHQQEISMYSVEELSQEEIDGLILMREEEKLARDVYLELYDIWGQQIFLNIANSESTHTNAVKLLLDKYNLTDPVTDDTRGVFTNQDLTELYTSLVETGSTSLLDALMVGATVEDLDIYDLQRLNEISDNQDITAVYDNLEKGSRNHLRSFTKVIETNGGTYEPQYISESEYLEIISGDMETGTGYGAQGGLSTQSGQGNQYQGTSQDTEPQGVLGKFWQGVMNWLR, translated from the coding sequence ATGGAAACGATTAAAATTACTACAAGTTTACTCTTGTTTTTGGTCATCATAAGTTCTGCATTTGCATATGGTAATCCGGGTAGGGGCTATGGTCAAAATCAAGGTGGACAATTGTATCAATTGTATGATGATACACAGGTAAATCACCAGCAAGAAATTAGCATGTATTCTGTTGAAGAATTAAGTCAGGAAGAAATTGATGGATTAATCTTGATGAGGGAAGAAGAAAAATTAGCTAGAGACGTTTACTTGGAGCTATATGATATATGGGGACAGCAAATTTTCTTAAATATTGCAAATAGTGAAAGTACACACACAAATGCAGTGAAATTACTATTGGATAAATATAATTTAACTGATCCTGTTACTGATGACACAAGAGGAGTATTTACAAATCAGGATTTAACAGAATTATATACAAGTCTAGTTGAAACTGGGTCGACTTCATTATTGGATGCATTAATGGTCGGTGCAACCGTTGAAGATTTAGATATTTATGATTTGCAAAGATTGAATGAAATATCTGATAATCAGGATATTACTGCAGTATATGATAATTTAGAAAAAGGTTCAAGAAACCATTTGAGATCATTTACAAAAGTAATTGAAACAAACGGTGGAACCTACGAACCTCAGTACATTAGTGAATCAGAGTATCTCGAAATTATATCTGGCGATATGGAAACGGGTACTGGATATGGTGCACAGGGAGGTTTATCGACTCAATCTGGGCAAGGTAACCAATACCAAGGCACCAGCCAAGACACTGAACCACAAGGGGTACTTGGAAAATTCTGGCAGGGCGTTATGAACTGGCTTAGATAA
- a CDS encoding ATP-binding protein, producing MELRDAIKSIIKEYEQRGVSLNERNLKLPETNKAISVVGIRRSGKTSILMKLFKETENAIFFPLDDDRVFPVTLDTLQEIVKVSKEIYPNEKITFFFDEIQEIENFELVIKRLVEKEDYKVYLTGSSSKLLSKEIATQLRGRSLSVEVFPLSFKEYLDFKKITLTDILTEQEHANILNNLENYLNYGGFPEIVLEEENREDILKNYFDMVVYKDIIERYNVKNTDSLRLFLKFLINSNTKKVSINKLANNFKSMGFSVSKNTLYEYLSHLNDSYVIFPLKKYAYSLKESSLSLMKSYVIDNGFIKMYDFKNSSDIGKYLENAVFIELRRRGLFENQELFYYEDDIGEVDFLVKQNEHVSKLINVCYNLNFENYDREIKKLVKIAKKIKCNELYLITFDQEQEITEDGILVKSIPFWKFIDLEI from the coding sequence ATGGAACTTCGGGATGCCATAAAATCAATAATTAAAGAATACGAACAAAGGGGCGTATCATTAAATGAAAGAAATTTAAAACTACCAGAAACAAACAAAGCTATTTCCGTAGTAGGAATAAGGAGATCTGGAAAAACATCCATATTGATGAAATTATTTAAAGAAACTGAAAATGCAATATTCTTTCCGCTTGATGATGATAGAGTATTTCCAGTAACTCTCGATACATTACAAGAAATAGTAAAAGTTTCAAAAGAAATTTACCCTAATGAAAAAATAACGTTCTTTTTTGACGAAATTCAGGAAATTGAAAACTTTGAACTTGTTATAAAGAGATTGGTTGAAAAAGAAGATTATAAAGTTTATTTGACCGGATCCTCTTCAAAACTACTTTCAAAAGAAATTGCAACACAACTTCGAGGAAGAAGTTTAAGTGTTGAAGTATTTCCTTTATCTTTCAAGGAATACCTCGATTTTAAGAAAATAACGTTAACTGATATATTAACTGAACAGGAACACGCCAATATATTGAATAACTTGGAAAATTATCTAAATTATGGTGGATTTCCAGAAATTGTACTCGAAGAAGAAAATCGTGAAGATATTTTGAAAAACTATTTTGATATGGTAGTTTATAAAGACATTATCGAAAGGTACAATGTTAAAAATACAGATTCATTGAGGTTATTTTTAAAATTTTTAATCAATTCAAACACAAAAAAAGTTTCAATCAATAAACTTGCAAATAACTTCAAATCAATGGGCTTTAGTGTAAGCAAAAATACATTGTATGAATATTTAAGCCACCTAAACGACTCTTACGTAATATTCCCGTTAAAAAAATACGCTTACAGTTTAAAAGAGAGCAGTTTAAGTTTGATGAAATCATATGTGATCGATAATGGATTTATAAAAATGTACGACTTTAAAAATTCAAGCGATATTGGAAAATACCTTGAAAATGCAGTTTTTATTGAGTTGAGAAGAAGAGGGTTATTTGAAAATCAGGAACTCTTTTACTATGAAGATGATATCGGTGAAGTTGACTTCTTAGTTAAACAAAATGAGCATGTTTCAAAATTAATAAACGTCTGTTACAACTTAAATTTTGAAAATTACGATAGGGAAATTAAAAAACTCGTTAAAATCGCTAAAAAAATAAAATGTAATGAATTATACTTGATAACGTTTGACCAAGAGCAGGAAATAACTGAAGATGGTATTTTAGTTAAATCAATTCCCTTCTGGAAGTTTATTGATTTAGAAATTTAA
- a CDS encoding DEAD/DEAH box helicase codes for MESFKNLGLSDEIIKALEKKGFTNPTPIQEQAIPILIEGKRDVVGQAQTGTGKTAAFGIPILETIDESSRNTQALILAPTRELAIQVAEEIDSIKGSKRLNVFPVYGGQSIDRQIRELKRGVQIVVGTPGRILDHISRRTIKLENVSYVVLDEADEMLNMGFIDDVEEILKSVSTEKRMLLFSATLPDSIMKLAKNYMREYDIIKVKRQQLTTTLTDQSYYEIHSRDKFELLSRIIDVEKEFYGLIFCKTKADVDEISSRLTEKGYAAEGLHGDMTQAQREKTLDKFKARKINVLVATDVAARGIDINDLTHVVNYDIPQNPESYVHRIGRTGRAGKQGYAVTFVEPSEFRKFKYIQKIANTEIRKEEVPDVKDIIGAKKRKIVSGIKELLESGKYNDCEKMAAELLEDADPQEVLSAVLKYALKDELSESNYKRIGKPANREGRDRGEGRSEGRRDRGEGRRSFVSGGNVRLFVALGKLDKMNPKKLVDHISKKSDVKGRDIDDVKVFEKFSFVTVSSDNAEIILDSFKHEKRGRRSIIEVASGN; via the coding sequence ATGGAAAGTTTTAAAAATTTAGGTTTATCTGACGAGATAATAAAAGCGTTAGAAAAGAAAGGTTTCACAAACCCAACCCCTATTCAAGAACAAGCAATCCCTATTTTAATTGAAGGAAAAAGAGACGTTGTCGGCCAAGCTCAAACAGGTACTGGAAAAACCGCAGCATTTGGTATTCCTATTTTAGAAACAATTGACGAAAGCTCAAGAAACACACAAGCACTTATTTTAGCACCTACAAGAGAACTTGCAATACAGGTTGCAGAAGAAATCGATTCAATCAAAGGTTCAAAAAGATTGAACGTTTTCCCAGTATATGGTGGACAGTCAATTGATAGGCAGATAAGAGAATTAAAAAGAGGAGTTCAGATTGTTGTTGGAACCCCAGGAAGGATTCTCGACCACATTTCAAGAAGAACAATAAAACTCGAAAACGTTTCATACGTAGTTTTAGACGAAGCTGATGAAATGTTAAACATGGGATTCATTGACGATGTAGAAGAAATCTTAAAATCAGTAAGCACTGAAAAAAGAATGCTTTTATTCTCAGCTACATTACCTGACAGCATCATGAAACTTGCTAAAAACTACATGAGAGAATACGACATCATTAAAGTTAAAAGACAACAGCTTACAACAACTTTAACAGACCAGTCCTACTACGAAATCCACTCAAGAGATAAATTTGAATTACTTTCAAGAATTATCGATGTAGAAAAAGAGTTCTACGGTTTAATCTTCTGTAAAACAAAAGCAGACGTTGACGAAATCTCAAGCAGATTAACTGAAAAAGGATACGCTGCAGAAGGTCTTCACGGAGATATGACCCAAGCACAAAGAGAAAAAACACTTGATAAATTTAAAGCAAGAAAAATCAACGTTCTCGTAGCAACCGATGTTGCAGCAAGAGGAATTGATATCAACGACTTAACACACGTTGTAAACTATGATATCCCACAAAACCCTGAATCATACGTTCACAGAATTGGAAGAACAGGAAGAGCTGGAAAACAAGGTTACGCAGTTACATTTGTAGAACCTTCAGAATTCAGAAAATTCAAATACATCCAGAAAATTGCAAACACGGAAATTAGAAAAGAAGAAGTTCCAGACGTTAAAGACATAATCGGAGCTAAGAAAAGAAAAATTGTTTCAGGAATAAAAGAACTTTTAGAATCTGGAAAATACAACGACTGCGAAAAAATGGCTGCTGAATTATTAGAAGATGCAGATCCACAAGAAGTTCTTTCAGCAGTTTTAAAATACGCATTGAAAGATGAATTAAGCGAATCAAACTACAAAAGAATCGGAAAACCTGCAAACAGGGAAGGAAGAGACCGGGGCGAAGGAAGAAGTGAAGGCAGACGAGACCGGGGCGAAGGAAGAAGATCCTTTGTATCTGGCGGAAACGTTAGGTTATTCGTAGCTCTTGGTAAACTCGACAAAATGAACCCTAAAAAGTTAGTTGACCACATCTCAAAAAAATCCGATGTTAAAGGAAGAGACATCGATGATGTAAAAGTATTTGAGAAGTTCTCATTTGTAACCGTATCTTCAGACAATGCGGAAATAATCCTCGATTCATTTAAACATGAAAAAAGAGGAAGAAGATCAATAATTGAAGTTGCAAGCGGCAACTAA
- a CDS encoding ECF transporter S component: MTDKLSDLKIEREDYKKVLYRYLILLSIGINIVGAHLVLLLNLPAYLDSVGTILAAILMGPIIGAVVGLATHFGLGVILGPVYFHFAIVNGLIGLITGYIFDKYPFNLKTVLAASVVISLVASLMGNTISYIVFSGITGESVDILTKHLLDLGFNLFTAVYITGFFSNFLDKLISFAIVFYIIVLLCDKFKLKEFELCKK; this comes from the coding sequence TTGACAGATAAATTAAGTGATCTCAAAATCGAACGAGAAGACTACAAAAAAGTGCTTTACAGGTATTTAATACTCCTTTCGATTGGAATCAACATTGTCGGAGCACATTTAGTTCTTCTTTTAAACTTACCCGCTTATTTAGATAGTGTGGGAACAATACTTGCTGCAATTTTGATGGGACCAATAATTGGTGCAGTTGTGGGTCTTGCAACACATTTTGGTTTAGGGGTAATTTTGGGTCCGGTTTATTTCCATTTTGCAATTGTAAATGGATTAATTGGATTGATTACCGGGTATATATTTGATAAATATCCATTTAATTTAAAAACCGTGCTTGCCGCATCAGTTGTTATTTCATTAGTGGCTTCATTGATGGGGAATACCATAAGTTACATTGTATTTTCGGGAATTACTGGTGAATCAGTTGATATTTTAACAAAACATCTGTTAGATCTTGGTTTCAACCTGTTTACTGCCGTATATATAACAGGATTTTTCTCAAATTTCTTAGATAAATTGATTTCATTTGCAATAGTGTTCTATATTATAGTATTACTATGTGATAAATTCAAATTGAAAGAATTTGAGCTATGTAAAAAATAA
- a CDS encoding NifB/NifX family molybdenum-iron cluster-binding protein encodes MKIAIPALDEKTVSSHFGKTPFFMIFEINENKEIIGSKKVGNSPCHGAAHEEGHGGQGPGTTVQTLLSEGVNAVVFVNMGQRSVNALASVVELYQTSLEDVEAVLKEFLNGNLAKLN; translated from the coding sequence TTGAAAATAGCAATCCCAGCACTTGATGAAAAAACAGTTTCTTCACATTTTGGAAAAACTCCATTTTTTATGATTTTTGAAATAAACGAAAATAAAGAAATAATCGGTTCAAAAAAAGTTGGAAACTCCCCATGTCACGGGGCTGCTCACGAAGAAGGTCACGGAGGACAAGGTCCGGGAACTACAGTTCAAACATTACTTTCTGAAGGAGTTAATGCAGTGGTTTTCGTAAATATGGGTCAAAGAAGCGTAAATGCTTTAGCCAGCGTTGTTGAACTATACCAAACCTCTCTGGAAGATGTTGAAGCAGTATTGAAAGAATTTTTGAATGGAAATTTAGCAAAATTAAACTAA
- a CDS encoding Fic family protein translates to MKLPKIPKYSKENIEIALKYVPNREIIDIVQKYNEKYLHFNELKHKTLPIDPVIIWTIMKMFRMNNLKSIHFGKWTFNYSLIDEFIEKLHTLDKSASGNLSTALESIPSEKERYIIDSLMEEAIASSQIEGAVTTRKVAKEMLKKGQKPKNKDQKMILNNYNTMKYILEIKNKEFSISEILKIHKIITDGTLEDPEFVGKFRKNNEIAVYSTDGTLLHEPPKYELVESLMNNLCEFSNSKDKFIHPIIKGIIIHFLIGYIHPFNDGNGRTARSLFYWYLLKNDYWLFEYMAISRVINGSKGQYRDAYLKTESDTFYKDDKGDLTYFIKYNLECICRSLDEILEYLSKKQVEQKEVLNLINKSEDLNLRQAEILKEILKTPENIITIKEIVTTYNVAYATGRADLNHLVDLGYLEKKKAGKEFVYVLNKK, encoded by the coding sequence ATGAAACTTCCAAAAATTCCAAAATATTCAAAAGAAAACATTGAAATTGCACTTAAATATGTACCAAATCGGGAAATAATTGATATTGTCCAAAAATACAATGAAAAGTATCTTCATTTTAATGAATTAAAACATAAAACACTTCCGATAGATCCAGTTATAATCTGGACAATAATGAAAATGTTTAGAATGAATAATTTAAAATCAATACATTTTGGAAAATGGACATTTAATTATTCTTTAATCGATGAATTCATTGAAAAGCTGCATACCCTCGATAAATCGGCATCTGGAAACCTTTCAACTGCACTCGAATCTATTCCAAGTGAAAAAGAACGATATATTATAGACTCATTAATGGAAGAAGCAATTGCTTCAAGCCAGATTGAAGGGGCAGTAACTACGAGAAAAGTAGCGAAGGAAATGCTAAAAAAAGGCCAAAAACCAAAAAATAAAGATCAAAAAATGATCCTTAATAATTACAATACGATGAAATACATCCTTGAAATAAAAAATAAAGAATTTTCTATTTCTGAAATATTAAAAATTCATAAAATTATCACTGATGGAACGCTTGAAGATCCCGAATTTGTTGGAAAATTTAGAAAAAATAATGAAATTGCAGTTTATTCTACTGATGGAACACTGCTTCACGAACCTCCAAAATACGAGCTGGTTGAATCATTAATGAATAATTTATGTGAATTTTCAAATTCAAAAGACAAATTCATCCATCCAATAATAAAAGGAATTATAATCCACTTTTTAATTGGATATATTCACCCATTCAACGATGGAAATGGTAGAACTGCAAGATCCCTATTTTACTGGTACCTTTTAAAGAATGATTACTGGTTATTTGAATATATGGCAATTTCAAGAGTAATTAATGGATCAAAAGGACAGTATCGGGACGCTTATTTAAAAACGGAATCAGATACTTTTTATAAAGATGATAAAGGGGATTTAACGTATTTTATAAAATACAACCTGGAATGCATCTGCAGATCCCTTGATGAAATATTGGAATATTTAAGTAAAAAACAGGTTGAACAAAAAGAAGTTCTAAATCTTATAAATAAATCAGAAGATCTTAATCTGCGCCAAGCAGAGATTTTAAAAGAGATTTTAAAGACTCCTGAAAACATAATTACGATTAAAGAAATCGTTACAACATATAACGTAGCTTATGCAACCGGAAGGGCGGATTTAAACCATCTGGTGGATTTAGGATATTTGGAAAAGAAAAAAGCTGGAAAAGAATTTGTGTATGTTTTGAATAAAAAGTGA
- a CDS encoding site-2 protease family protein: protein MQSFKIARVMGIPIELHITFILLLVVVFYFWGLEGLILYMFLFTSVVLHELGHSYVAKKYGVKIEKILLLPIGGMAMMSEISREGEFKIAIAGPLVSLVIGSVLLGISTVTDYTMAEYPLFQTVGGLNILLGIFNLLPAFPMDGGRVFRSLLSKLTKMSYLKATKLASTVGQYFALLLLIFGLINFNVILVLIAIFIYFGASQEYRALVADTLFENVPAKEIMSKNIVYVNSEDTVDDVLNLMLENRFLGYPVLEDGKIVGTITMNEISSSAAKTTKVKDLMFPPVMVPPNAALNELIRGMTNTDRVYVIDNGNILGIISKTDIVRTLSILGLKNNR, encoded by the coding sequence TTGCAATCGTTTAAAATAGCGCGCGTAATGGGGATACCAATTGAACTGCATATTACGTTTATTTTATTGTTAGTAGTTGTTTTCTATTTTTGGGGCCTTGAAGGGCTAATTTTATACATGTTTTTGTTTACATCCGTAGTTTTACACGAACTAGGGCATTCATATGTTGCAAAAAAATATGGGGTAAAAATAGAAAAAATACTGCTTCTACCAATTGGTGGAATGGCAATGATGAGCGAAATTTCAAGAGAAGGGGAATTTAAAATTGCAATTGCAGGGCCACTTGTAAGTTTAGTGATTGGGAGTGTATTACTTGGCATTTCGACAGTAACTGATTACACTATGGCAGAATATCCTCTTTTTCAAACCGTTGGAGGATTAAATATACTTCTTGGAATTTTTAATCTACTTCCCGCATTTCCAATGGATGGTGGAAGGGTATTTCGATCATTGCTTTCAAAATTAACTAAAATGAGCTATTTAAAAGCAACAAAACTCGCATCAACAGTCGGCCAGTATTTTGCATTACTCTTATTGATATTTGGGTTAATAAATTTCAATGTAATTTTAGTATTAATTGCAATATTCATATACTTTGGAGCATCTCAAGAATACAGGGCACTTGTTGCAGATACATTGTTTGAAAACGTGCCTGCAAAAGAAATAATGTCTAAAAATATAGTTTATGTAAATTCGGAAGACACTGTCGATGATGTTTTAAATTTAATGCTTGAAAATCGGTTTTTGGGATATCCTGTGCTAGAGGATGGAAAAATCGTTGGAACAATTACAATGAATGAAATATCGTCTTCAGCAGCAAAAACGACAAAAGTAAAAGATTTGATGTTTCCACCAGTAATGGTTCCGCCGAATGCTGCACTAAATGAATTAATTCGTGGTATGACAAACACGGACCGTGTTTATGTTATAGATAATGGAAATATACTTGGAATAATCTCTAAAACAGATATAGTAAGAACTTTAAGTATTCTCGGGCTAAAAAATAACCGATAA
- a CDS encoding ATP-binding protein, producing MKQIVIISGKGGTGKTTISSSFSELLDKKNIADCDVEAPNLHLMFENEIIKTKEYIGSQTAIIDSDKCIKCEKCLECRFGAITSEIKVNPLKCEGCGLCKYVCPVDAVTMVDNITGHIYSSKIKDGYLSYAKLNIGAEGAGKVVTEVRKNSLENQGFENLLIDGSPGIGCVVIASLAGCDYAVVVTEPTQSGLDDLSRVLELTKFFDIESYVIINKYDINEEKTSEIIDYCKKAGFDILGKVPFDSTVNKSIQNGIPIVNYEDSIAGAEIKKIWNDFYEKIK from the coding sequence ATGAAACAGATTGTCATAATAAGTGGAAAAGGCGGAACTGGAAAAACCACGATATCTTCTTCATTTTCAGAACTACTGGATAAAAAAAATATTGCTGACTGCGATGTTGAAGCCCCTAACTTGCATTTAATGTTTGAAAATGAAATTATTAAAACTAAAGAATACATCGGATCCCAAACTGCGATCATTGACTCCGATAAATGTATCAAATGTGAAAAATGTTTAGAATGTCGATTTGGTGCAATAACTTCTGAAATAAAAGTAAACCCCTTAAAATGCGAAGGTTGTGGTTTATGCAAATATGTCTGCCCTGTTGATGCTGTAACTATGGTAGACAACATTACTGGCCACATTTATTCTTCCAAAATCAAAGATGGGTATTTATCTTACGCAAAACTGAATATCGGAGCAGAAGGCGCTGGAAAAGTTGTAACGGAAGTTAGAAAAAATTCCCTTGAAAATCAAGGTTTTGAAAATTTACTGATTGATGGATCCCCTGGAATAGGCTGTGTTGTGATTGCGTCACTTGCAGGCTGTGATTATGCAGTGGTTGTAACTGAACCAACACAATCAGGATTAGATGATTTAAGCCGTGTTTTAGAACTTACCAAATTTTTTGATATCGAAAGCTATGTTATAATTAATAAATATGACATTAATGAAGAAAAAACTTCCGAAATAATTGATTACTGTAAAAAGGCAGGCTTTGATATCTTGGGAAAAGTTCCATTTGATAGTACAGTAAATAAATCCATTCAAAACGGAATTCCAATTGTAAATTATGAAGATAGCATTGCAGGGGCCGAAATTAAAAAAATATGGAATGATTTTTACGAAAAAATCAAATAA